From the genome of Pseudomonas yamanorum, one region includes:
- the paaB gene encoding 1,2-phenylacetyl-CoA epoxidase subunit PaaB, whose protein sequence is MSEWTLFEVFVRSKHGLNHKHVGSVHAADTTMAIENARELYTRRSEGVSLWVVPSALITASSPDEKDPLFDPADDKVYRHASFYELPAEVGHM, encoded by the coding sequence ATGTCTGAATGGACCCTGTTTGAAGTCTTCGTGCGCAGCAAGCACGGCCTGAATCACAAGCATGTGGGCAGCGTGCACGCCGCCGACACCACCATGGCCATCGAGAACGCCCGGGAGCTGTACACCCGCCGCAGTGAAGGTGTGAGCCTGTGGGTGGTGCCTTCCGCGCTGATCACCGCCTCGTCGCCGGACGAGAAAGACCCGCTGTTCGACCCCGCCGACGACAAGGTCTACCGCCACGCCAGCTTCTACGAGTTGCCGGCCGAAGTCGGGCACATGTGA
- the paaC gene encoding 1,2-phenylacetyl-CoA epoxidase subunit PaaC: MNPETDLIEYLLRLGDSALIQGQRLCQWCGHAPALEEELALMNVGLDLVGQARNWLEYAAELLDDGRDADHLAFRRDERAYRNLLLVEQPNGDYAVTILKQFLYDAWHLPVLSGLAQSGDERIAGIAAKAVKEVTYHLRRSSEWVERLGDGTEESHKRMLSAIPELWRFTVELTSADDSEQRLQAAGITPDAAQVAAAWQTRVSKIFTSATLPAPPAASYFYLDARRGLHSEHLGILLAEMQFLPRAYPDATW; this comes from the coding sequence ATGAATCCTGAAACCGATCTGATCGAATACCTGCTGCGCCTTGGTGACAGCGCCCTGATCCAGGGCCAGCGCCTGTGCCAGTGGTGCGGCCATGCGCCGGCGCTGGAAGAGGAACTGGCGCTGATGAACGTCGGCCTCGACCTGGTGGGCCAGGCGCGCAACTGGCTGGAATACGCCGCCGAGCTGCTGGACGACGGGCGCGACGCCGATCACCTGGCCTTCCGCCGGGATGAGCGGGCCTATCGCAACCTGCTGCTGGTGGAGCAACCCAACGGCGACTACGCGGTGACCATCCTCAAGCAATTCCTGTATGACGCCTGGCACTTGCCGGTGTTGAGCGGCCTGGCCCAATCCGGCGACGAACGCATCGCCGGCATCGCGGCCAAGGCGGTGAAGGAAGTCACCTATCACCTGCGCCGCTCCAGCGAGTGGGTGGAGCGCCTGGGGGACGGCACCGAGGAAAGCCATAAACGTATGCTCTCGGCGATCCCCGAGCTGTGGCGGTTCACCGTTGAACTGACCAGCGCCGACGACAGTGAACAACGCCTGCAAGCCGCCGGCATTACGCCGGACGCCGCCCAGGTCGCCGCTGCGTGGCAAACCCGGGTCAGCAAAATCTTCACCAGCGCCACCCTACCCGCGCCTCCCGCAGCGAGCTATTTCTACCTGGATGCACGCCGCGGTTTGCACAGCGAGCACCTGGGAATTTTGTTGGCGGAAATGCAGTTTTTGCCCCGAGCGTACCCCGATGCAACCTGGTGA
- the paaD gene encoding 1,2-phenylacetyl-CoA epoxidase subunit PaaD, with product MQPGELIASDQGARPAQPTDLAAAWATLAQVMDPEVPVVSVVDLGIVRDLDWQAGHLHVVVTPTYSGCPATEVIEGDIRDALELAGFRAPQLERKLTPAWTTDWITSSGRERLRAYGIAPPQGSSSKRSLLGESPVIACPQCGSSHTEVLSEFGSTACKALHRCRDCLEPFDYFKCI from the coding sequence ATGCAACCTGGTGAGCTGATCGCCAGCGACCAGGGCGCACGCCCGGCGCAACCCACCGACCTGGCTGCCGCGTGGGCCACCCTGGCGCAGGTCATGGACCCGGAAGTGCCGGTGGTGAGCGTGGTCGACCTGGGCATAGTGCGCGATCTGGACTGGCAGGCCGGCCACTTGCATGTGGTGGTCACGCCGACCTACTCCGGCTGCCCCGCCACCGAAGTGATCGAGGGCGATATCCGCGACGCATTGGAGCTGGCGGGTTTCCGCGCGCCGCAACTGGAACGCAAGCTGACCCCGGCCTGGACCACCGACTGGATTACCAGCAGCGGCCGCGAACGCCTGCGGGCCTACGGCATCGCGCCGCCGCAAGGCAGTAGCAGCAAACGCAGCCTGCTGGGAGAAAGCCCGGTGATTGCATGCCCGCAATGCGGCAGCTCTCACACCGAAGTGCTCAGCGAATTCGGCTCCACCGCCTGCAAGGCGCTGCACCGCTGCCGCGACTGCCTCGAACCGTTCGACTATTTCAAGTGCATCTGA
- a CDS encoding integrase core domain-containing protein → MPWKELKPMDLRVKFIADYLEDEHSFSQLCLDHQISRKTGYKWVERYKAEGPRGLEERSRSRHNQTYVVPFAVRQAIIELRSTGETVPGPKKIQNDLIRRFPGQNPPSKTTIYNILKAADLITPRQLRPRVAVYPKPLRKAEIPNQLFSADYKGQFLTGAGVWCYPLTIMDHASRFLLACESMASTNFKETQQTFERVFREYGLPERIRTDNGVPFASTGRAGLSQLSIWWLRLGIIPERIEPGRPDQNGRHERMHRTLKSTLPQPPAVAWDAQQRHFDRFVQHYNYERGHEALGQKTPASCYMPSTRVYPERLPEMGYASHVECYLADSSGIINRAGLRIYVGNLLSHQTIGMEMISDGIWNVIFGPVILGRVNARDAKNGYVSIKVSPM, encoded by the coding sequence ATGCCCTGGAAAGAGCTGAAACCTATGGACCTCAGAGTGAAGTTCATCGCCGACTATTTGGAGGACGAGCACAGCTTTAGCCAGCTGTGCCTGGACCATCAAATCAGTCGCAAGACTGGCTATAAATGGGTCGAGCGCTACAAAGCGGAGGGGCCCAGAGGCCTCGAAGAGCGAAGTCGCAGCCGCCACAATCAGACGTATGTGGTCCCTTTTGCTGTCCGGCAGGCAATTATTGAATTGCGTTCGACTGGAGAAACGGTTCCCGGCCCGAAGAAGATCCAGAACGACTTGATACGGCGTTTTCCTGGGCAGAACCCACCCTCAAAAACCACCATTTACAACATCCTCAAGGCCGCTGATTTGATCACGCCTCGGCAATTGCGCCCGCGTGTAGCTGTCTATCCCAAGCCTTTACGTAAGGCAGAAATCCCCAACCAGCTTTTCAGCGCTGATTACAAAGGGCAATTTCTGACAGGGGCAGGTGTGTGGTGTTATCCGTTGACGATAATGGATCACGCGAGTCGCTTTTTACTGGCCTGCGAGAGTATGGCCAGCACCAATTTCAAGGAAACCCAGCAAACCTTCGAGCGGGTTTTCCGCGAATATGGGCTGCCTGAGCGCATCCGTACCGACAACGGTGTGCCGTTTGCCAGCACGGGCCGTGCCGGGCTGTCGCAGCTATCGATCTGGTGGCTACGACTTGGGATCATTCCTGAGCGAATTGAACCGGGCCGCCCTGATCAGAACGGGCGCCACGAACGTATGCACAGGACGCTGAAAAGTACGTTACCCCAACCACCGGCGGTTGCGTGGGATGCTCAGCAGCGTCACTTTGATCGCTTCGTGCAGCACTATAATTACGAGCGTGGACACGAGGCTCTTGGGCAGAAAACGCCAGCCTCGTGTTACATGCCTTCAACACGAGTCTATCCGGAGCGGTTGCCGGAGATGGGCTATGCGAGTCATGTCGAGTGTTACCTGGCAGACAGTAGTGGGATCATCAATCGAGCAGGTCTAAGGATTTATGTTGGTAATTTGCTGAGCCATCAAACCATCGGAATGGAGATGATCAGTGATGGCATATGGAATGTGATCTTCGGTCCGGTGATCTTGGGCCGAGTAAACGCTAGGGATGCAAAAAACGGTTATGTTTCAATCAAAGTGTCACCTATGTGA
- the paaG gene encoding 2-(1,2-epoxy-1,2-dihydrophenyl)acetyl-CoA isomerase PaaG codes for MNFEHILFSIEAGVALLSLNRPDQLNSFNTQMHGEVQQALKRVQENPDVRVLLLTGEGRGFCAGQDLSDRNVAPGSAVPDLGESIEKFYNPLIRQLRDLPLPVICAVNGVAAGAGANIPLACDLVLAARSANFIQAFCKIGLIPDSGGTWTLPRLVGMARAKALALLGNRLSAEQAEQWGLIYRCVDDAELRNEALTLARHLATQPTYGLALIKRSLNASLSNSFDQQLELERDLQRLAGRSEDYREGVAAFMEKRSPSFKGH; via the coding sequence ATGAACTTCGAACACATCCTGTTTTCCATCGAGGCCGGCGTCGCCCTGCTCAGCCTCAATCGCCCCGACCAGCTCAACAGCTTCAATACGCAGATGCACGGCGAAGTCCAGCAAGCGTTGAAGCGGGTCCAGGAAAACCCCGACGTGCGCGTGCTGCTGCTCACCGGTGAAGGCCGCGGCTTTTGCGCCGGGCAAGACCTCAGCGACCGCAACGTGGCACCCGGCAGCGCGGTGCCGGACTTGGGTGAATCCATCGAGAAGTTCTACAACCCGCTGATCCGCCAACTGCGCGACCTGCCCCTGCCGGTGATCTGCGCGGTCAACGGCGTGGCGGCCGGTGCCGGCGCGAACATCCCCCTGGCCTGCGACCTGGTGCTGGCAGCCCGCTCGGCGAACTTCATTCAAGCCTTCTGCAAGATCGGCCTGATCCCCGACTCCGGCGGCACCTGGACCCTGCCGCGCCTGGTGGGCATGGCCCGCGCCAAGGCCCTGGCCCTGCTGGGCAATCGCCTGAGCGCCGAGCAGGCCGAGCAATGGGGCCTGATCTACCGCTGCGTGGACGACGCCGAATTGCGCAACGAAGCCCTGACCCTGGCCCGCCACCTGGCCACGCAACCGACCTACGGCCTGGCGCTGATCAAGCGCAGCCTGAACGCCAGCCTGAGCAACAGCTTTGACCAACAGCTGGAGCTGGAGCGCGACCTGCAACGCCTGGCCGGGCGCAGCGAGGATTACCGCGAAGGCGTCGCCGCCTTCATGGAGAAACGCAGCCCAAGCTTCAAGGGCCACTGA
- the paaX gene encoding phenylacetic acid degradation operon negative regulatory protein PaaX — MSSLTPLNQLITRFQEQTPIRASSLIITLYGDAIEPHGGTVWLGSLIQLLEPIGINERLIRTSIFRLTKEGWLTAEKVGRRSYYSLTGAGRRRFDKAFKRVYSSSVPAWDGSWCLVMLTQLTQDKRKQVREELEWQGFGAIAPTVLACPRSDRADVNATLLDLGAQEDTIVFETTAQDVLASKALRVQVRESWNIEELAAHYSEFIQLFRPLWQALREQEQLQPSDCFLARVLLIHEYRKLLLRDPQLPDELLPGDWEGRAARQLCRNIYRLIYAKAEEWLNSALETADGPLPDVGESFYRRFGGLK; from the coding sequence ATGTCGTCACTGACACCCCTGAACCAACTGATTACCCGCTTCCAGGAGCAGACGCCGATTCGCGCCAGTTCCTTGATCATCACCTTGTACGGGGACGCCATCGAACCCCACGGCGGGACGGTGTGGCTGGGCAGCCTAATCCAGTTGCTCGAACCCATCGGCATCAATGAACGGCTGATCCGCACCTCGATCTTTCGCCTGACCAAGGAAGGCTGGCTGACCGCCGAAAAAGTCGGGCGCCGCAGCTACTACAGCCTGACCGGTGCCGGGCGTCGGCGTTTCGACAAGGCCTTCAAGCGGGTCTATAGCTCCAGCGTGCCGGCGTGGGATGGTTCGTGGTGCCTGGTGATGCTCACGCAGCTGACCCAGGACAAGCGCAAACAAGTGCGTGAAGAGCTGGAGTGGCAAGGTTTTGGTGCGATTGCCCCGACCGTGCTGGCCTGCCCGCGCAGTGACCGCGCCGACGTCAATGCCACCTTGCTCGACTTGGGTGCGCAGGAAGACACCATCGTCTTCGAGACCACCGCCCAGGATGTACTGGCCTCCAAGGCCCTGCGGGTGCAGGTGCGCGAGAGCTGGAACATCGAGGAGCTGGCGGCCCATTACAGCGAGTTCATCCAACTGTTCCGACCGCTCTGGCAAGCGCTTCGCGAGCAGGAACAGCTACAGCCTTCGGATTGTTTCCTGGCACGGGTCCTGCTTATTCATGAGTACCGCAAACTGCTGCTGCGCGACCCGCAATTGCCCGACGAATTGCTCCCCGGCGATTGGGAAGGCCGCGCCGCCCGCCAGTTGTGCCGCAATATTTACCGGTTGATCTACGCCAAGGCCGAGGAATGGCTGAACAGCGCGCTGGAAACTGCCGACGGCCCGTTGCCGGACGTGGGCGAGAGTTTTTACCGGCGGTTCGGGGGCCTGAAATAA
- the paaA gene encoding 1,2-phenylacetyl-CoA epoxidase subunit PaaA encodes MYAQLVETGVKRIKDLSEMSDQERAFQEKIDAEIKIEAKNWMPDAYRQTLIRQISQHAHSEIVGMLPEGNWVTRAPTLKRKLQLMAKIQDEAGHGLYLYSAMETLGADRDEEIAKLHSGKAKYSSIFNYPTLNWADMGAVGWLVDGAAIVNQVVLQRTSYGPYSRAMVRICKEESFHQRQGYELLLTMMRQGTQAQKDMVQDAINRLWWPSLMMFGPSDEHSPNSAQSMAWKIKRQSNDELRQRFIDQTIPQLELLGCTCPDPDLKWNPERGHYDFGEIRWSEFYEVLKGNGPCNQERVATRRKAIDDGAWVREAAVAHARKKQNKNAA; translated from the coding sequence ATGTACGCACAGCTTGTAGAAACCGGAGTAAAGCGCATCAAGGACCTCTCCGAGATGTCCGACCAGGAACGCGCCTTCCAGGAAAAAATCGACGCCGAAATCAAGATCGAAGCCAAGAACTGGATGCCTGACGCCTACCGTCAAACCCTGATCCGCCAGATCTCCCAGCACGCCCACTCGGAAATCGTCGGCATGCTGCCCGAAGGCAACTGGGTCACCCGCGCCCCCACCCTCAAACGCAAGCTGCAATTGATGGCCAAGATCCAGGACGAAGCCGGCCACGGCCTGTACCTCTACAGCGCCATGGAAACCCTGGGCGCCGACCGCGACGAAGAAATCGCCAAGCTCCACAGCGGCAAGGCCAAGTACTCCAGCATCTTCAACTACCCCACCCTGAACTGGGCCGACATGGGCGCCGTAGGCTGGCTGGTAGACGGCGCCGCCATCGTCAACCAGGTGGTACTGCAGCGCACTTCCTACGGCCCCTACTCCCGGGCCATGGTGCGCATCTGCAAGGAAGAAAGCTTTCACCAGCGCCAAGGCTATGAACTGCTGCTGACCATGATGCGCCAGGGCACCCAGGCGCAAAAAGACATGGTCCAGGACGCGATCAACCGCCTCTGGTGGCCATCGCTGATGATGTTTGGCCCCAGCGACGAACACTCCCCCAACAGCGCCCAGTCCATGGCCTGGAAAATCAAGCGCCAGAGCAACGACGAACTGCGCCAGCGCTTCATCGACCAGACCATCCCGCAGCTGGAGCTGCTGGGCTGCACCTGCCCCGACCCGGACCTGAAGTGGAACCCCGAACGCGGCCATTACGATTTCGGCGAGATCCGGTGGAGCGAGTTCTACGAAGTGCTCAAGGGCAACGGCCCGTGCAACCAGGAACGCGTCGCCACCCGCCGCAAGGCGATTGACGACGGTGCCTGGGTACGCGAAGCCGCCGTCGCCCACGCCCGTAAAAAACAGAACAAGAACGCCGCCTGA
- the paaY gene encoding phenylacetic acid degradation protein PaaY yields the protein MTCYSLDGLTPVVDPTAYVHPSAVLIGDVIIGPHCYVGPLASLRGDFGRIVLEEGANLQDTCVMHGFPDSDTVVERNGHIGHGAVLHGCRIGTDALVGMNAVVMDNARIGARSFVSAAAFVKAGFECPEQSLVMGTPASVKRSLSDEEVHWKQTGTREYQRLAQRCLEQMQECAPLSAPEDDRPRISDSGLRPKGR from the coding sequence ATGACTTGCTACAGCCTCGACGGCCTGACCCCGGTGGTCGACCCCACGGCCTACGTCCATCCCTCGGCGGTACTGATCGGCGATGTGATCATCGGCCCCCATTGCTATGTGGGGCCGCTGGCGAGTTTGCGCGGCGACTTTGGGCGCATCGTCCTCGAAGAAGGCGCCAACCTGCAGGACACCTGTGTGATGCACGGCTTCCCGGACAGCGACACGGTGGTCGAGCGCAACGGCCATATCGGCCACGGCGCCGTGCTGCACGGTTGCCGGATCGGCACCGATGCGCTGGTGGGCATGAATGCGGTGGTGATGGACAACGCCCGTATCGGCGCTCGCTCATTCGTCTCGGCGGCGGCGTTCGTCAAAGCCGGTTTTGAGTGCCCCGAGCAGTCCCTGGTGATGGGCACGCCGGCCAGCGTCAAGCGCAGCCTCAGTGATGAAGAGGTGCACTGGAAGCAAACCGGCACCCGCGAATACCAGCGCCTGGCCCAGCGTTGCCTGGAGCAGATGCAGGAATGCGCACCCCTGAGCGCACCGGAAGATGATCGCCCACGCATCAGCGACAGCGGCCTGCGGCCCAAGGGCAGATGA
- the paaK gene encoding phenylacetate--CoA ligase PaaK, with the protein MNMPIPNAVLNPVLDPLETASVDELRAHQLERLLWSLRHAYQNVPLYRQRFDALGVHPDDIKSLEDLARFPFTTKSDLRDSYPYGMFAVPMNEVVRLHASSGTTGKPTVVGYTQNDIDTWANVVARSIRAAGGRRGDKVHISYGYGLFTGGLGAHYGAERLGCTVIPMSGGQTEKQVQLIKDFQPDIIMVTPSYMLNIADEIERQGIDPHKLALRLGIFGAEPWTAELRGAIEARLGITALDIYGLSEIMGPGVAMECAETKDGPTIWEDHFYPEIIDPVTGEVLPDGQMGELVFTSLSKEALPMIRYRTRDLTRLLPGTARPMRRIDKITGRSDDMLIIRGVNVFPTQIEEQVLKIKQLSECYEIHLYRNGNLDSVDVHVELKAEHQHLDDQQQRAVSSELSRHIKTYIGISSRIVLQPLHSIKRSEGKACHVMDRRPKA; encoded by the coding sequence ATGAACATGCCTATTCCAAACGCCGTGCTTAACCCCGTACTGGACCCGCTGGAAACCGCCAGCGTCGACGAACTGCGCGCCCATCAACTGGAGCGCCTGCTCTGGAGCCTGCGCCACGCCTACCAGAATGTGCCGTTGTACCGTCAACGCTTCGACGCGCTGGGGGTGCACCCGGACGACATCAAGTCCCTGGAGGACCTGGCCAGATTCCCCTTCACCACCAAAAGCGACCTGCGGGACAGCTACCCCTACGGCATGTTTGCCGTGCCGATGAACGAGGTGGTGCGCCTGCATGCGTCCAGCGGCACCACCGGCAAGCCGACGGTGGTGGGTTACACCCAGAACGACATCGACACCTGGGCCAATGTGGTGGCCCGCTCAATCCGCGCGGCCGGCGGGCGACGTGGCGACAAGGTGCATATTTCCTATGGCTACGGGCTGTTCACCGGCGGCCTTGGTGCCCACTACGGCGCGGAACGCCTGGGTTGTACGGTGATTCCGATGTCCGGCGGGCAGACGGAAAAACAGGTGCAACTGATCAAGGATTTCCAGCCGGACATCATCATGGTCACGCCCTCGTACATGCTGAACATTGCCGATGAAATCGAACGCCAGGGCATTGATCCGCACAAGCTGGCGTTGCGGTTGGGGATCTTCGGGGCCGAGCCTTGGACTGCCGAGTTGCGCGGTGCGATTGAGGCGCGACTGGGGATCACGGCGCTGGATATTTACGGGCTTTCGGAAATCATGGGGCCTGGGGTGGCCATGGAGTGTGCGGAGACCAAGGATGGGCCGACCATTTGGGAGGATCACTTCTACCCGGAGATCATCGACCCGGTGACGGGTGAGGTGTTGCCGGATGGGCAGATGGGTGAATTGGTGTTTACCTCCTTGAGCAAGGAGGCGCTGCCGATGATTCGCTACCGCACCCGCGACCTGACGCGGTTGCTGCCAGGGACTGCGCGGCCGATGCGGCGGATCGACAAGATCACCGGGCGCAGTGATGACATGCTGATCATTCGCGGGGTTAATGTGTTTCCCACGCAGATCGAGGAGCAGGTACTTAAAATAAAACAGCTTTCAGAGTGTTATGAGATACATCTGTATCGTAATGGCAATCTGGACAGTGTGGATGTGCATGTGGAGCTCAAGGCTGAGCATCAGCATCTGGATGATCAACAGCAGAGAGCGGTGTCCAGTGAGTTGAGCAGGCACATCAAGACGTATATCGGGATCAGCTCGCGTATCGTTTTGCAGCCGCTGCATTCGATCAAGCGGTCTGAGGGGAAGGCTTGCCATGTGATGGATCGTCGCCCTAAGGCATGA
- the feaR gene encoding transcriptional regulator FeaR has translation MMSSIAQRRDGFDQWIHQINQICGAFDGQILGDGFSGQIREYQSGALRLSFVDACQARLFRTPSQIAAGEGGKYFAVFQLDGTAGMAQGDSKALLRAGDITLIDAAHPSDFTYSENSRQLSLILPSYLVEQTLRFNPVKCGHRIEATSPMAMLSRQLILEATRQDNLTLQESEATLEAIINLLRPAISQAGEGSDAHERVFRKTLECIDQHIRSEELCPEWLAREVGMSVRGLYRIFARKGLVVARYIKNRRLDLCAESLRQSRVEEKLSVLGYSWGFSDSSYFSTAFKSRFGIAPGEYRKQHA, from the coding sequence ATGATGTCTTCAATTGCACAGCGCCGTGATGGATTCGACCAATGGATCCATCAGATCAATCAGATCTGTGGCGCATTCGATGGGCAGATCCTGGGGGATGGTTTTTCCGGGCAGATCCGCGAGTACCAGAGCGGCGCGCTGAGACTCAGCTTTGTCGACGCCTGCCAGGCGCGGCTGTTTCGTACTCCCAGCCAAATCGCGGCGGGCGAGGGCGGCAAGTACTTTGCCGTGTTCCAGCTCGACGGCACGGCGGGCATGGCCCAGGGCGACAGCAAGGCGCTGTTGCGCGCCGGCGACATTACCCTGATCGATGCGGCGCACCCCAGCGACTTCACCTACAGCGAGAATTCGCGGCAGTTGTCGTTGATCCTGCCGTCGTACCTGGTGGAGCAGACCTTGCGTTTCAACCCGGTCAAATGCGGGCACCGCATCGAGGCGACGTCGCCGATGGCGATGCTGTCCCGGCAGCTGATTCTGGAGGCCACCCGGCAAGACAACCTGACCTTGCAGGAAAGCGAGGCGACGCTGGAGGCGATCATCAACCTGCTGCGCCCGGCGATCAGCCAGGCGGGTGAGGGCAGCGACGCCCATGAGCGAGTGTTCCGCAAGACGCTGGAGTGCATTGACCAGCATATTCGCTCCGAAGAGCTGTGCCCCGAGTGGCTGGCGCGGGAGGTGGGAATGTCGGTGCGCGGGCTGTACCGGATCTTTGCCCGCAAGGGCCTGGTGGTGGCGCGGTACATCAAGAACCGGCGTCTGGATTTGTGTGCTGAATCCCTGCGCCAATCCAGGGTGGAGGAAAAGCTTTCCGTGTTGGGGTACTCGTGGGGGTTTTCGGATTCGAGTTATTTTTCGACGGCGTTCAAGTCACGGTTCGGCATTGCGCCGGGTGAGTACCGCAAACAACACGCCTGA
- the pcaF gene encoding 3-oxoadipyl-CoA thiolase, translating into MNDALIIDAVRTPIGRYAGALSSVRADDLGAVPLRELLRRHPQVDWSSVDDVIYGCANQAGEDNRNVARMSALLAGLPVSVPGTTLNRLCGSGLDAIGSAARAIRCGEAGLMLVGGVESMSRAPLVMGKAEQAFSRDAQLYDTTIGWRFVNPLMKKAYGIDSMPETAENVAEQFNISRADQDAFALRSQQRAAAAQASGRLAREIVAVEIPQRKGPAKVVEHDEHPRGDTTLEQLQKLGTPFREGGSITAGNASGVNDGACALLLASAEVAKRHGLVARGRVVAMATAGVEPRIMGIGPVPATRKVLELANLSLADMDVIELNEAFAAQGLAVLRELGLGDNDPRVNPNGGAIALGHPLGMSGARLVTTALHELEERGGRYALCTMCIGVGQGIALIIERLSD; encoded by the coding sequence ATGAATGACGCCTTGATCATCGACGCAGTCCGCACCCCGATCGGCCGCTACGCCGGTGCCTTGAGCAGTGTGCGCGCCGACGACCTCGGAGCGGTGCCGCTGCGCGAACTGCTGCGCCGCCACCCGCAAGTGGACTGGAGCAGCGTCGACGATGTGATCTACGGCTGCGCCAACCAGGCCGGCGAAGACAACCGCAACGTGGCGCGCATGTCGGCGCTGTTGGCCGGGCTGCCGGTGAGCGTGCCGGGCACCACCCTCAACCGTTTGTGCGGTTCGGGGCTGGACGCCATCGGCAGCGCGGCCCGGGCGATTCGTTGTGGCGAGGCTGGCTTGATGCTGGTGGGCGGCGTGGAATCCATGTCCCGGGCACCGCTGGTAATGGGCAAGGCCGAACAGGCGTTTTCCCGCGATGCGCAGCTGTACGACACCACCATCGGCTGGCGCTTCGTCAACCCGCTGATGAAAAAGGCCTACGGGATCGACTCGATGCCGGAGACCGCTGAAAACGTCGCCGAGCAGTTCAATATCTCCCGCGCCGACCAGGACGCGTTTGCCCTGCGCAGCCAGCAACGTGCAGCCGCCGCCCAGGCCAGCGGGCGCCTGGCCAGGGAAATCGTCGCGGTGGAGATCCCCCAGCGCAAAGGCCCGGCCAAGGTGGTGGAACACGACGAACACCCCCGCGGCGACACCACCCTTGAACAACTGCAGAAACTCGGCACGCCATTCCGCGAGGGTGGCAGCATCACCGCCGGCAATGCATCCGGGGTCAACGACGGCGCCTGCGCCCTGCTGCTGGCCAGCGCGGAAGTTGCCAAGCGTCACGGCCTGGTCGCCCGTGGCCGGGTGGTGGCGATGGCCACCGCCGGCGTGGAACCGCGCATCATGGGCATCGGCCCGGTGCCGGCGACCCGCAAGGTGCTGGAACTGGCCAACCTGAGCCTGGCGGACATGGACGTGATCGAGCTCAACGAAGCCTTCGCCGCCCAGGGCCTGGCGGTACTGCGCGAGCTGGGCCTGGGGGACAACGACCCACGGGTGAACCCCAACGGCGGCGCCATCGCCCTCGGCCATCCACTGGGGATGAGCGGCGCACGGCTGGTAACCACCGCCCTGCATGAACTGGAAGAACGTGGAGGCCGCTACGCCCTGTGCACCATGTGCATCGGTGTAGGCCAGGGCATCGCGCTGATCATCGAGCGCCTGTCCGACTAA
- the paaI gene encoding hydroxyphenylacetyl-CoA thioesterase PaaI: MTNHEAMNLANQCAQAMFSRDAASQGMGMRLLSVAPGCARLGMSVRADMIQGHGTCHGGYLFALADSAFALACNSYNDATVALGCSIDYIAPAHLGDTLSADCREQSRSGRTGNYDVRIENQLGQLIALFHGKSYKVRGTVLAQENPNE; this comes from the coding sequence ATGACCAACCATGAAGCCATGAACCTGGCCAACCAGTGCGCCCAGGCCATGTTCAGCCGCGATGCCGCCAGCCAGGGCATGGGCATGCGCCTGCTCTCGGTGGCGCCGGGTTGCGCACGACTGGGCATGAGCGTGCGCGCCGACATGATCCAGGGCCACGGCACCTGCCACGGCGGCTATCTGTTTGCGCTGGCGGACTCGGCATTCGCCCTGGCCTGCAACAGCTATAACGATGCCACCGTGGCGCTGGGCTGCAGCATCGACTACATCGCCCCGGCCCACCTGGGCGACACCTTGAGTGCCGATTGCCGCGAGCAAAGCCGCTCGGGTCGCACCGGCAACTACGACGTCCGTATCGAAAACCAACTGGGCCAGCTGATTGCGCTGTTCCATGGCAAATCCTACAAAGTGCGCGGCACGGTGCTGGCGCAGGAGAATCCGAATGAATGA